One Hymenobacter cellulosilyticus genomic window, GGCCGGGGAAGAGCAAATGGCCTTAACATCGCTACCGATTCATCAAACCGGTGAATCACATCTTCTAGGTCGTAAACACGAATGCAAGACTTGACTTCAATAATGGCTCTAACATTTCGCTTGGTTGTGATGATAAAATCACCCTCTGAAAAAAGTACGGGACAGGTATTGTCGTAAATGATAATGTCGAGTTGCCGACTGACCTCATCACCGTTTTCCGAATCGACAATAAAGCCAGTGCCAATGGAAAAATGACTGGGCAGAAATCTCTTGATTACATTCTTAAGAATAGCCTCTTTGAACCTACCTACTTCGCCCCAATGCCTAGTGCCAATCAAGTCCTGGACTCTGTCTTTAATGATATTCAATTCGCTAGTTATTGATTCCTGAAATCGTCGTGCACTGGCTGGCATACCTGGTTAGTAAGAATGGATGGTTGGCCTAATCTACTGAGTATTCAGTTGCTCAACAGCTGTTCAACCCACCAGCAGCAAATCTTCCAGCCGGGTCGTGTACTGCGGCGTACGCCACTGCGCCTGCCCTTCCCAGGGCGCTTGCACCTTGCCCGGCGGCAGCACCAGTGAGGCGAGCTTCACCGTGCCTTTGCCAAAGCGGCGGTTCAGGGCGTCCAACTCGGCCATCAGCTTGGCGCGCTTCTCCGAAACCGGTGCAGGTTCAAACAGCGAGAGTTGCGTTTGTACTTCCGGCTCCAGGCCGTCGAGTATCACGCCGGCCTTGGTGTAGCGGTTGCCCGGCTGCCAGAGGCGCTTGAGCGCCGCCCGCGCAAAGCGGACCAGTTCAATGGTATCGTTCGTGGCCACGGGCAGCGTGAGCACGGCGGAGCAGGAATAGGGCGGCGGTTCCAGGCCGTAGCGGCTTTTGCTCAGGAAGACGGTCATCAGGTGGACCGCGTCGCCCTGCCGGCGCAGCTTCTCGGCGGCCCGGGAGGCAAAGGCGCTGACGGCGCCCGTGACATCGGGTAAATCGGTCAGTGGCCGGCCGAAGGTGCGCGATACGCTCAAGGTGCGGCGAGATAAGGTACCGTCCTCGCTCGGCGCCAGGCCCTGGCAAGGGAAGCCCTGCAACTCGCGCATGAGTCGGGCGCCCACTACCTCACCCAGGTGCTTGCGGGCGTAGGCCTCCAAGCACCTGGCCAGACCGGCGGCCGTCGTAATGCCAGCCGCGTCGCAGTCTCAATGGCCGGCGTATCGGAATAGTGGTTGGGCCCGGAAAAGTCATGGGCGGGCAGCCGTTCGGCCGTGGGGTGGGGCTGTGGGCTGTTGGCAACGGTGCGCGGGTGGGGCGGCCTAGCCACGCGCAGCCTGCCTAAATGGTTTGGGCCAGAATAATCTGATTGCCATCGGGGTCTTGCAGGTACGCCAGGCGCACGTGTTCATAGCTTGCAATTGGTGCGCTAAACGGTACGCCGCGCGCTTGCAGAGCCGCCACGGCTTCCTCCAGCGTGTGCGGGGCGGCCACCCGTAGCTCGATATTAATAGCGCCCGCAGTGCCGGGGGATACCCCTTGGGCCGTGGCCTGGTGCAGCCCTACAATGAACCCGTTGCCTGCATCAAGCTCGGCCCATTCGTTGGCAATGCGCACAGCCAGCGTCAGGCCCAGGGTTTCGTGGTAAAAGCGAACTGCCCGGTCCATGTCGGACACGTAGATGGAAGCAGTGCCGCCCGACAAGTAGGTTGGGGAAGATGGGGTCATGTTGAATGGGGCCCCCGTTGTCCGGGTGCCGAATGAGTGAGTGGAGCGAGCAGTGGGAGCTAACTGATTTTGGCCGAGGTTTCGAGCCGAGCGCAGATGCTGCGCACGGCCATGCGCAGCAGCACGCCCAACTCGTCGTCGGCGGTGTAGCGCGGAAAGCACATGTTGGACACCCGCTTAGGCAACAGAAATTTTTCCCATGCGCGCTTCACTCCCGACAGTCGCTGGGGTCGAAGAGGGCGAACGTGGTGCCGCCGCGGGCCTGCACCACCGAAAACGCCGGTACGTCGGTCAGGCCATCGCCGCAGTACACGATATTGGAGAAGGGCACGCGGCGT contains:
- a CDS encoding VOC family protein; amino-acid sequence: MTPSSPTYLSGGTASIYVSDMDRAVRFYHETLGLTLAVRIANEWAELDAGNGFIVGLHQATAQGVSPGTAGAINIELRVAAPHTLEEAVAALQARGVPFSAPIASYEHVRLAYLQDPDGNQIILAQTI
- a CDS encoding DUF6602 domain-containing protein produces the protein MNIIKDRVQDLIGTRHWGEVGRFKEAILKNVIKRFLPSHFSIGTGFIVDSENGDEVSRQLDIIIYDNTCPVLFSEGDFIITTKRNVRAIIEVKSCIRVYDLEDVIHRFDESVAMLRPFALPRPFSVARNSRLAQSGIFFGVFAFEFDGTSIPQ
- a CDS encoding DinB/UmuC family translesion DNA polymerase; the protein is MEAYARKHLGEVVGARLMRELQGFPCQGLAPSEDGTLSRRTLSVSRTFGRPLTDLPDVTGAVSAFASRAAEKLRRQGDAVHLMTVFLSKSRYGLEPPPYSCSAVLTLPVATNDTIELVRFARAALKRLWQPGNRYTKAGVILDGLEPEVQTQLSLFEPAPVSEKRAKLMAELDALNRRFGKGTVKLASLVLPPGKVQAPWEGQAQWRTPQYTTRLEDLLLVG